One genomic region from Ruegeria sp. TM1040 encodes:
- a CDS encoding electron transfer flavoprotein-ubiquinone oxidoreductase, translating into MAEIEREAMEYDVVIVGAGPAGLSAAIRLKQLDADLQVVVLEKGSEVGAHILSGAVLDPCGLDALMPDWKDKGAPLNVPVKDDNFYMLGEAGEIRIPNAPMPPLMNNHGNYIVSMGNVCRWMAEQAEELGVEIFPGMACSELVYGDNGEVKGVVAGVFGLEEDGSYGPNTEPGMELHGKYVFLSEGVRGSLSKEVIAKYGLSDGKEPQKYGVGMKEIWEIDPAKHKEGSVTHTMGWPLNSNAGGGSFIYHLDNNQVYVGFVVHLNYKNPHLYPYMEFQRFKHHPMVAELLKGGKRVAYGARAITEGGYQSMPKLTFPGGALLGCSAGMVNVPRIKGNHNAMLSGKAAAEAAFEAIKAGRQSDELTGYEADVRDGPIGKDLKMVRNVKPMWSKWGLTASLALGGLDMWTNNLFGLSLFGTLGHGKNDAEATEPAENHKPIDYPKPDGVLSFDRLTNVSFAATNHEESQPCHLRLGNKDTPISVNLPKYDEPAQRYCPAGVYEVVEKDGKPEFVVNFQNCVHCKTCDIKDPSQNITWTTPQGGDGPNYPNM; encoded by the coding sequence ATGGCCGAGATTGAACGCGAAGCAATGGAATACGACGTTGTGATCGTCGGGGCCGGTCCCGCCGGTCTTTCGGCCGCGATCCGCCTGAAGCAACTGGATGCCGACCTTCAGGTTGTGGTTCTGGAGAAGGGCTCCGAAGTGGGAGCGCATATCCTGTCGGGCGCGGTGCTTGACCCCTGCGGCCTTGATGCCCTGATGCCTGACTGGAAAGACAAGGGCGCGCCGCTCAACGTGCCGGTCAAGGACGACAATTTCTACATGCTTGGCGAAGCGGGCGAAATCCGTATTCCAAACGCACCAATGCCGCCACTCATGAACAACCACGGCAACTACATCGTCTCCATGGGCAATGTCTGCCGCTGGATGGCGGAACAGGCCGAGGAACTGGGCGTTGAGATCTTCCCCGGCATGGCCTGCTCCGAGCTGGTCTATGGCGACAACGGCGAGGTCAAGGGCGTCGTCGCGGGCGTCTTTGGTCTTGAGGAAGACGGCTCTTACGGGCCCAACACAGAGCCGGGCATGGAATTGCACGGCAAATACGTCTTCCTCTCCGAGGGCGTGCGCGGCTCGCTGTCGAAAGAAGTCATCGCCAAATACGGTCTCTCTGACGGCAAGGAGCCGCAGAAATACGGCGTCGGTATGAAAGAAATCTGGGAGATTGATCCCGCCAAGCACAAGGAAGGCTCTGTCACCCACACAATGGGCTGGCCGCTGAATTCCAACGCAGGCGGTGGCTCTTTCATCTATCACCTTGATAACAATCAGGTTTATGTGGGATTTGTGGTTCACCTGAACTACAAGAACCCGCATCTCTATCCGTACATGGAGTTCCAGCGCTTCAAGCATCACCCGATGGTGGCGGAGCTTTTGAAAGGCGGCAAACGCGTCGCTTATGGCGCACGCGCAATCACCGAGGGCGGCTATCAGTCGATGCCGAAACTGACCTTCCCGGGGGGCGCGCTTCTGGGCTGTTCCGCGGGCATGGTCAACGTGCCGCGCATCAAGGGCAACCATAACGCGATGCTCTCGGGCAAAGCGGCCGCCGAAGCTGCCTTTGAGGCGATCAAGGCAGGCCGTCAGTCCGATGAGCTGACCGGCTACGAGGCAGACGTGCGCGACGGCCCCATCGGCAAGGATTTGAAGATGGTCCGCAACGTCAAACCGATGTGGTCCAAATGGGGTCTCACAGCGTCGCTCGCGCTGGGTGGTCTGGACATGTGGACCAACAACCTCTTTGGACTGTCGCTGTTTGGCACGCTGGGGCATGGCAAGAATGACGCGGAGGCAACCGAGCCCGCGGAGAACCACAAACCCATCGACTATCCCAAGCCCGATGGCGTGCTGTCTTTTGATCGCCTGACCAACGTGTCCTTTGCGGCGACCAACCACGAAGAAAGCCAGCCCTGCCATCTGCGTCTGGGGAACAAGGACACGCCGATTTCGGTCAATCTGCCGAAATATGACGAACCTGCGCAGCGCTACTGCCCGGCAGGTGTTTATGAGGTCGTGGAAAAAGACGGTAAGCCAGAGTTTGTCGTGAACTTCCAGAACTGTGTCCATTGCAAGACCTGCGACATCAAGGACCCAAGCCAGAATATCACTTGGACCACGCCGCAGGGCGGTGACGGACCGAATTATCCCAACATGTAA
- a CDS encoding aromatic amino acid exporter YddG: MTRPRATAVGFVAVLLWALLALLTFGSSPTPPLLLNTICFTIGGIIGLIWVQMTGSWAELRRVRLRVYAFGSIGVFGYHALYFSALRAAPAAEAGLIAYLWPLLIVLLSGLLPGERLRAGHFIGAVLGFAGAACIITGGGVGFQAQYLPGYGLALLCALFWSSYSVGSRLIGDAPTSSVAVFCLLSAVASGALHVLLEDTIWPANSLGWASALLLGLGPVGLAFYVWDIGVKQGDIQMLGTSSYAAPLLSTLILVLAGIAAPTWGLALATVLITAGAVLAARASAKAPAHTLVEGQTVTPPAG; this comes from the coding sequence ATGACTCGTCCTCGCGCTACTGCAGTCGGATTTGTTGCCGTTCTTCTGTGGGCGCTTCTGGCGCTCTTGACGTTCGGTTCCAGCCCAACGCCCCCCCTGCTTCTCAACACCATCTGTTTCACCATCGGCGGCATCATCGGCCTGATCTGGGTGCAGATGACGGGCAGCTGGGCAGAGCTCAGACGAGTCCGGCTTAGGGTCTATGCCTTCGGATCGATCGGTGTCTTTGGCTATCACGCACTCTACTTTTCTGCCCTGCGCGCGGCGCCTGCGGCCGAGGCTGGCCTGATTGCTTATCTCTGGCCTTTGCTGATCGTCCTCTTGTCGGGCCTCCTACCCGGAGAGCGGTTGCGTGCGGGGCATTTCATCGGCGCAGTTTTAGGGTTTGCCGGAGCGGCCTGCATTATCACCGGTGGCGGTGTCGGCTTTCAGGCGCAGTATCTCCCGGGCTACGGTCTTGCACTGCTCTGCGCCCTCTTTTGGTCCAGCTACTCCGTCGGATCTCGCCTCATTGGGGACGCGCCGACGTCATCGGTGGCTGTGTTCTGCCTTTTGAGCGCTGTTGCTTCTGGCGCATTGCATGTTCTGCTTGAGGACACCATCTGGCCTGCGAACTCGCTGGGGTGGGCCTCGGCGCTGTTGTTGGGCTTAGGTCCTGTGGGGCTGGCCTTTTACGTTTGGGACATCGGGGTCAAGCAGGGGGACATCCAGATGCTTGGAACCAGCTCCTATGCGGCGCCCTTGTTGTCGACGTTGATTCTGGTGCTCGCCGGGATCGCCGCCCCCACCTGGGGACTGGCACTGGCGACTGTGTTGATCACGGCAGGCGCCGTACTGGCAGCGCGTGCCTCTGCCAAGGCCCCTGCGCACACCCTCGTCGAGGGGCAAACCGTGACACCGCCTGCCGGATAA
- a CDS encoding transcriptional regulator GcvA codes for MSDRLPPLTALRAFDAAARHMSFAKAADELSVTPAALSFQIKSLEEHLGAPLFRRLNRAVELTEAGAALAPGVDEGFQALSAAWRQARRVLDTTSLTVTAGPALTAKWLAPRLYEFARSHPDIDLRLSAGLKMVDLRRDHVDVAIRFGYSVDDYLVAQAARPEWLTPVMTPELCAKYPTPQSLRDAPLIYDDSIGFLSPSCDWPTWFRAMGLEFTPGHGTHFSHADHAIDAACAGLGVALGRRPMIIKDVQEGRLVAPFKVAIETDAKFHFLCLPSSQDRPQIRAFREWFFSEIEKTAHMWDDFTIIPVKDL; via the coding sequence ATGTCAGACCGACTCCCCCCTCTCACAGCTTTGCGCGCGTTTGACGCTGCCGCGAGACATATGTCTTTTGCAAAAGCCGCCGACGAGCTCAGCGTGACGCCTGCGGCCCTGTCTTTTCAGATCAAATCGCTGGAGGAGCATCTGGGCGCGCCGCTCTTTCGCCGTCTCAACCGCGCCGTCGAGCTCACAGAGGCAGGTGCGGCGCTTGCGCCTGGCGTGGATGAGGGGTTTCAGGCCCTGAGCGCGGCGTGGCGGCAAGCGCGGCGGGTTCTCGATACCACGTCGCTCACCGTGACCGCAGGGCCAGCGCTGACGGCAAAGTGGTTGGCGCCACGGCTCTATGAGTTTGCCCGCAGCCACCCGGACATTGACCTGCGCTTGTCTGCAGGCCTCAAGATGGTGGACCTGCGGCGCGATCACGTCGATGTGGCCATTCGATTTGGCTATAGCGTTGACGATTATCTTGTGGCGCAAGCCGCGCGCCCTGAATGGCTGACGCCTGTGATGACGCCGGAGCTATGCGCAAAGTACCCAACTCCCCAGAGCCTGCGCGATGCGCCTCTCATCTATGATGACAGCATCGGTTTTCTCAGCCCATCTTGTGATTGGCCAACATGGTTCCGCGCCATGGGGCTGGAGTTCACACCCGGTCACGGCACGCATTTTTCTCACGCTGATCACGCCATCGACGCTGCCTGCGCCGGGCTCGGCGTGGCGCTCGGGCGACGCCCGATGATCATCAAGGATGTACAGGAGGGGCGCCTGGTTGCGCCCTTCAAGGTCGCGATCGAAACAGATGCCAAGTTTCATTTCCTCTGCTTGCCCAGTTCGCAGGATCGCCCGCAGATCAGGGCTTTTCGCGAATGGTTCTTTTCGGAGATTGAGAAAACGGCGCATATGTGGGACGACTTCACGATTATCCCCGTTAAGGATCTTTAG
- a CDS encoding tRNA1(Val) (adenine(37)-N6)-methyltransferase — MAEPQSFAQDELSLDAFLGGQIKLLQPKSGYRAGVDPVLLAAAVNAKSGDSVLELGCGAGQAFLCLAARVSGLSIVGVELQPAYAELARRNAAVNAVPAEVVVADLSNLPATLRQRRFSHVIANPPYYRAGAHSQAKDPGRRTALGEGTPLELWFDVAARRLTPKGYLHMIQRVERLPDMIAAAQGRLGSLEVLPLSPRVGRATELVILRARKGGRAEFRLHAPLVMHQGDAHHRDGEDYSPAVRAVLREGSALPWPDIGRN, encoded by the coding sequence GTGGCTGAGCCTCAAAGCTTTGCACAAGACGAGCTGAGCCTCGACGCGTTTTTGGGCGGCCAGATCAAACTCTTGCAACCCAAGAGCGGGTATCGTGCGGGCGTTGATCCGGTGCTGTTGGCGGCCGCTGTCAACGCGAAATCCGGCGATTCTGTGCTGGAGCTGGGTTGTGGGGCAGGGCAGGCGTTCTTGTGTCTGGCGGCGCGGGTTTCGGGCCTCTCGATTGTCGGTGTGGAATTGCAACCTGCCTATGCCGAGCTTGCGCGCCGAAATGCCGCAGTCAACGCCGTTCCGGCAGAGGTCGTCGTAGCCGATCTGAGCAATCTGCCAGCCACATTGCGCCAACGGCGGTTTTCGCATGTGATCGCCAATCCGCCCTATTATCGCGCGGGCGCGCACAGCCAGGCCAAGGACCCAGGTCGCCGTACCGCGCTCGGCGAAGGCACGCCGCTTGAGCTCTGGTTCGATGTCGCCGCGCGCAGGCTTACCCCAAAGGGCTATTTGCACATGATCCAGCGGGTCGAACGTCTACCGGACATGATTGCCGCAGCGCAAGGACGGCTTGGCTCACTCGAAGTGCTGCCGCTTTCACCACGTGTTGGGCGCGCAACCGAACTCGTAATTTTGAGGGCTCGCAAAGGCGGGCGCGCAGAGTTTCGACTGCACGCCCCTTTGGTGATGCATCAAGGCGACGCCCATCACCGGGATGGCGAGGATTATAGTCCAGCGGTGCGCGCGGTTCTGCGCGAAGGTAGCGCGTTGCCCTGGCCCGACATCGGACGCAACTGA
- a CDS encoding polyprenyl synthetase family protein produces the protein MNQVMTKTPQGKPHELLAETLAPELEAVNLLIRERMASQHAPRIPEVTAHLVEAGGKRLRPMLTLAAARMCGYEGEHHLKLAATVEFIHTATLLHDDVVDESAQRRGRPTANLLWDNKSSVLVGDYLFARSFQLMVDTGSLRVLDILANASATIAEGEVLQMTAATDLGTTEEIYLQVVRGKTAALFSAATEVGGVIAGASEAQVKALFDYGDALGIAFQIADDLLDYQGDTAKTGKNVGDDFRERKLTLPVIKAIAQAGDEERAFWHRTIAKGRQEEGDLEHALSLMAKYATLEATRADAIGWADKAKSALADLPEHPIRTLLIDLADYVVSRLN, from the coding sequence ATGAACCAGGTGATGACAAAGACTCCGCAGGGAAAGCCTCATGAATTGCTGGCCGAGACACTGGCTCCGGAACTGGAGGCGGTAAACCTTCTCATTCGCGAGCGTATGGCGTCTCAGCATGCGCCACGAATTCCCGAGGTCACGGCCCATCTGGTCGAGGCGGGCGGCAAACGTCTGCGCCCGATGCTGACCTTGGCTGCGGCGCGGATGTGTGGCTATGAGGGCGAACATCATCTGAAGCTCGCCGCTACGGTGGAGTTCATCCATACGGCGACACTCCTGCATGACGATGTGGTCGACGAGAGCGCGCAGCGCCGGGGTCGGCCCACGGCGAATCTTTTGTGGGACAACAAGAGTTCGGTTCTGGTGGGCGACTATCTCTTTGCTCGCAGCTTCCAGCTCATGGTCGATACCGGGTCACTCCGCGTGCTGGATATTCTCGCCAATGCCTCGGCCACGATTGCCGAGGGCGAAGTCCTTCAGATGACCGCGGCAACGGATCTGGGCACCACGGAAGAAATCTACCTACAGGTTGTGCGTGGCAAGACCGCGGCGCTGTTTTCGGCAGCGACAGAGGTCGGTGGCGTGATTGCCGGGGCCAGCGAGGCGCAGGTCAAGGCACTGTTTGATTATGGCGACGCGCTAGGTATCGCCTTCCAGATCGCGGATGATTTGCTGGACTATCAAGGCGATACAGCCAAGACCGGTAAAAACGTCGGTGACGATTTCCGCGAGCGCAAGCTGACCCTGCCGGTCATCAAGGCGATTGCGCAGGCCGGCGACGAAGAGCGCGCCTTTTGGCACCGCACAATCGCCAAAGGCCGCCAGGAAGAGGGCGATCTTGAGCATGCTCTGTCGCTGATGGCGAAATACGCCACACTGGAGGCAACCCGCGCCGATGCGATCGGCTGGGCGGACAAGGCGAAATCTGCACTGGCGGACCTGCCCGAACATCCGATCCGCACACTGCTGATTGACCTCGCCGATTACGTTGTATCCCGTCTGAACTGA
- a CDS encoding 4-(cytidine 5'-diphospho)-2-C-methyl-D-erythritol kinase has product MTITEVFAPAKVNLSLHVTGRRADGYHLLDSLVAFASIGDRLRLSPAEELSLSVSGLFADGVPEDSRNLVWRAAEGADWRGHIGLEKSLPHGAGIGGGSSDAGAVLNAFRSQGHTVPKALALSLGADVPVCMHASAARMQGIGEEITPIPLPKLPALLVNPGVEVPTGAVFSGLASRENDPMPSEVPRFDGVADCAGWLGAQRNDLEPAAIAAAPLIERVLSDLRASRAALLARMSGSGSTCFAIYPTLKAAHFAAYEIGAEHPEWWCVATELS; this is encoded by the coding sequence ATGACGATCACTGAGGTTTTTGCGCCGGCCAAGGTAAACCTTTCCCTGCATGTGACGGGGCGCCGCGCAGATGGGTATCACCTGCTGGACAGTCTGGTTGCATTTGCAAGCATAGGCGACCGATTGCGCCTGTCCCCGGCTGAGGAGCTTTCGCTTTCTGTTTCGGGGCTTTTTGCGGACGGGGTCCCGGAGGACTCGCGTAATCTGGTCTGGCGCGCCGCCGAAGGCGCGGATTGGCGCGGGCATATCGGGCTGGAGAAATCTCTGCCTCATGGGGCGGGTATCGGCGGCGGCTCTTCTGATGCGGGTGCTGTTTTGAACGCATTTCGATCGCAGGGACACACTGTGCCAAAAGCCTTGGCCTTGTCGCTTGGGGCGGATGTTCCGGTCTGCATGCATGCCTCAGCCGCGCGGATGCAGGGGATCGGCGAGGAGATCACTCCGATCCCGCTGCCCAAACTGCCCGCGCTATTGGTGAACCCCGGCGTTGAAGTGCCCACGGGGGCGGTGTTCTCCGGGCTTGCGTCGCGTGAGAATGACCCTATGCCCTCGGAGGTCCCACGTTTTGACGGTGTCGCGGATTGTGCGGGATGGCTCGGAGCGCAGCGCAACGATCTGGAACCCGCAGCGATCGCGGCGGCCCCCCTGATCGAGCGCGTTCTGAGTGATCTGCGTGCCTCTCGCGCTGCGCTTCTGGCCCGAATGTCGGGGTCCGGATCGACATGCTTTGCGATCTACCCGACGTTGAAGGCGGCGCATTTTGCAGCCTATGAGATCGGCGCAGAGCACCCAGAGTGGTGGTGTGTGGCAACCGAACTCAGCTGA
- a CDS encoding YdcH family protein — MSLSSHLNQLKKKHEHLSFEVEQAERSPAIDRMHVKSLKKEKLRLKDEIERLSPV; from the coding sequence ATGAGCCTCAGCTCGCATCTGAACCAATTGAAGAAGAAGCACGAGCATCTGAGTTTTGAAGTCGAACAAGCGGAAAGATCTCCAGCTATTGACCGCATGCATGTGAAGTCCCTCAAGAAAGAGAAGCTGCGCCTGAAAGACGAGATTGAGCGTCTGTCGCCAGTCTGA
- the soxR gene encoding redox-sensitive transcriptional activator SoxR, which translates to MPASHGLSIGYLAERTGLAVSAIRYYETQGLLEPWRNAGGQRRFHRADIRRLSFILIAQKFGFTLPEIREQLQSLPNKRPPTKEDWSRLSEGFRTHLDARIAMLEKLRDDLDGCIGCGCLSLPTCALYNADDRAAKNGQGPRYLMGDRPKT; encoded by the coding sequence ATGCCAGCATCACACGGATTGTCGATCGGGTACCTTGCGGAACGCACAGGCCTCGCGGTTTCGGCGATACGCTACTACGAAACACAAGGTCTCTTGGAGCCGTGGCGCAATGCGGGCGGACAGCGCCGCTTTCATCGCGCTGACATCCGGCGACTGAGCTTCATCCTGATTGCGCAGAAGTTTGGCTTCACCTTGCCCGAGATTCGCGAACAGCTGCAAAGCCTGCCCAATAAACGCCCCCCCACCAAGGAAGACTGGTCACGCTTGTCGGAGGGGTTTCGCACCCACCTGGATGCGCGAATCGCGATGCTCGAGAAGCTGCGCGACGATCTCGACGGATGCATTGGCTGTGGTTGCCTGTCGCTGCCGACCTGCGCACTCTACAATGCTGACGACCGCGCCGCAAAAAATGGTCAGGGGCCCCGCTATCTGATGGGGGATCGGCCAAAAACTTGA
- the phbB gene encoding acetoacetyl-CoA reductase: protein MARIALVTGGSRGIGAAISKTLQAQGCQVAATYAGNDAAAAQFTEETGIKTYKWNVADYEDSKAGIAQVEADLGPIDIVVANAGITRDAPFHKMQPEQWQQVIDTNLTGVFNTVHPVWPGMRERGFGRVIVISSINGQKGQFAQVNYAATKAGDLGIIKSLAQEGAAKGITANAVCPGYIATEMVMAVPEKVRDAIIGQIPTGRLGEPEEIARCVAFLASDDASFINGSTISANGGQFFV, encoded by the coding sequence ATGGCTCGTATTGCCCTTGTTACCGGCGGATCACGCGGTATTGGCGCCGCTATTTCAAAGACTCTTCAGGCGCAGGGCTGCCAGGTCGCCGCGACCTATGCCGGCAATGATGCCGCAGCAGCACAGTTTACCGAAGAAACCGGGATCAAGACCTACAAGTGGAACGTGGCCGACTATGAGGACAGCAAGGCCGGGATCGCACAAGTCGAAGCCGACCTTGGCCCGATCGACATTGTCGTTGCCAACGCGGGGATCACCCGCGATGCGCCATTTCACAAAATGCAACCTGAACAATGGCAACAGGTGATCGACACCAACCTCACTGGCGTGTTCAACACCGTGCACCCGGTCTGGCCCGGGATGCGCGAACGGGGTTTTGGCCGCGTTATCGTGATCTCCTCGATCAATGGTCAAAAAGGCCAGTTCGCACAGGTCAACTATGCCGCCACCAAGGCAGGTGACCTCGGCATTATCAAATCCCTTGCGCAAGAAGGCGCCGCCAAGGGGATCACGGCGAACGCGGTTTGCCCGGGCTATATCGCGACAGAAATGGTCATGGCTGTACCTGAAAAAGTGCGCGACGCCATCATCGGTCAGATCCCCACCGGTCGCCTTGGTGAACCCGAGGAAATCGCACGCTGCGTGGCCTTTCTGGCGTCGGATGATGCGTCCTTTATCAATGGTTCGACCATCTCCGCAAATGGCGGCCAGTTCTTCGTGTAA
- a CDS encoding VOC family protein — MSATLEHANICVTDPHKTAAWMEKVFGWRIRWQGPAIGGGYSVHVGSDNSYLALYAPPEDLGEAPARYSAKGGLNHLAVVVADLDAAEQAVSDAGYTPRSHANYEPGRRFYFEDEEGVEYELVQYD, encoded by the coding sequence ATGTCAGCCACGCTCGAACACGCAAACATCTGTGTTACCGATCCACATAAGACCGCCGCCTGGATGGAAAAAGTCTTTGGTTGGCGAATCCGCTGGCAGGGTCCCGCCATTGGCGGGGGCTATTCCGTGCATGTGGGCTCGGATAACAGCTATCTCGCGCTTTATGCCCCGCCTGAGGATCTCGGCGAGGCGCCCGCACGGTATTCCGCGAAGGGGGGGCTCAACCATCTTGCGGTGGTGGTTGCGGACCTCGACGCGGCGGAACAAGCCGTTTCAGACGCAGGTTACACCCCGAGAAGCCATGCAAATTACGAACCTGGCCGACGCTTCTATTTTGAGGACGAAGAGGGCGTGGAATATGAGCTTGTTCAATATGATTGA
- the greA gene encoding transcription elongation factor GreA, with product MDKIPMTPQGFHALEAELKNLKSVERPAIIQAIAEARELGDLSENAEYHSAREKQSFIEGRIKELEGVLSLADVIDPSKLSGAIKFGAKVTVVDEDTDEEKTWQIVGEHEANIEAGLLNVKSPIARALIGKEEGDSVEVRTPGGDRSYEILDITYG from the coding sequence ATGGACAAGATCCCGATGACGCCGCAGGGCTTTCACGCCCTCGAAGCAGAACTGAAGAACCTCAAAAGCGTGGAGCGCCCGGCGATCATTCAGGCCATCGCCGAAGCCCGCGAGTTGGGCGATCTGTCGGAAAACGCAGAATATCACTCTGCGCGTGAGAAGCAGTCCTTCATCGAAGGCCGCATCAAGGAGCTCGAGGGCGTCTTGTCTCTGGCCGATGTTATCGATCCGTCAAAGCTCTCCGGTGCGATCAAATTCGGCGCCAAGGTCACCGTGGTCGACGAAGACACCGATGAAGAGAAAACCTGGCAGATCGTTGGCGAACACGAGGCGAATATCGAAGCGGGTCTTTTGAATGTGAAATCTCCGATTGCACGCGCCTTGATCGGCAAGGAAGAAGGCGACAGTGTAGAAGTGCGCACGCCCGGTGGTGATCGCTCCTACGAAATTCTGGACATCACTTACGGTTAA
- a CDS encoding DUF2007 domain-containing protein → MKELLRSTDPTVLAFATALLNGEGIDCFEMDVNMSVLEGGIGIFPRRLLVHADDLEDARVVMRDNDLPVSDRG, encoded by the coding sequence ATGAAGGAACTTTTGCGCAGCACTGACCCTACGGTTCTGGCCTTTGCCACCGCCCTTCTTAACGGAGAGGGTATAGACTGCTTTGAAATGGACGTAAATATGAGCGTGCTTGAAGGCGGCATCGGGATTTTCCCGCGCAGGCTTCTGGTGCACGCTGATGATCTCGAGGATGCTCGGGTGGTCATGCGCGACAATGATTTGCCGGTGTCGGACCGTGGCTGA
- a CDS encoding tetratricopeptide repeat protein: MPVSYLRSLTCAAALLLTTGPMAVADGLAGAYLAGRAATYESDFAASAKYYTRALVRDPQNITLMENLVYAQLALGEVESALPVAERMWQAGVSSQVANIVMAGNLALQENYDALLARDSEQFEISPLVDGLLDAWAYMGKGAVSQALDQFDAVAQQDGLRFFALYHKALALASVGDYEGADQLFAANEGQLGRSSRRAAIARIQVLSQLGRNDQALEVLVDSFGEGFDPALTEFADQLAMGETLRFSITPTARDGMAEVFYSLGQALSGEAASDYVLMYARMAAKLSPGHVDAVLLSAGLLDQMGRYELSIATYKQVPRDHPDFHAAELGRAEALRRSANPQAAAEVLEQLARDFPQHVAVYIDLGDLMRQQENYAEAAKAYTRALELSPDETTNRWFLYYARGICNERLKNWEAAEADFRAALEIDPDQPQVLNYLGYSLVERQEKLDEALSMIERAVAARPESGYIIDSLGWVLYRMGRYDEAVGHMERAVELMPVDPVVNDHLGDVYWAVGRKLEAEFQWRRALSFVEPEDKDAEANPDRIRRKLDVGLDVVLAEEGAEPLQVANDDH, from the coding sequence GTGCCCGTATCCTATCTCCGTTCTTTGACCTGCGCAGCCGCGCTTTTGCTGACCACCGGGCCGATGGCGGTGGCGGATGGGCTGGCGGGCGCGTATCTCGCTGGACGGGCCGCGACCTATGAAAGCGACTTTGCCGCCTCCGCCAAATATTACACGCGTGCACTGGTGCGCGATCCGCAGAACATCACCCTGATGGAGAACCTCGTTTATGCGCAGCTTGCGCTTGGAGAGGTCGAATCCGCGTTGCCGGTGGCAGAGCGGATGTGGCAGGCAGGTGTGAGCAGTCAGGTCGCCAATATCGTCATGGCAGGCAATCTTGCACTGCAGGAAAACTATGACGCCCTGCTTGCACGCGATTCCGAACAGTTTGAAATCAGCCCGCTGGTCGACGGGCTGCTGGATGCTTGGGCCTATATGGGCAAAGGCGCGGTCTCGCAGGCACTCGACCAGTTCGACGCCGTGGCACAACAGGACGGGCTGCGCTTTTTTGCTTTGTACCACAAGGCCTTGGCGCTTGCATCGGTCGGAGATTACGAGGGCGCAGACCAACTGTTTGCCGCCAATGAGGGCCAGCTAGGCAGGTCCTCGCGCCGGGCTGCAATCGCGCGGATACAGGTCCTGTCACAACTCGGGCGCAACGATCAGGCGCTTGAGGTGCTGGTCGACAGCTTTGGCGAAGGCTTCGACCCTGCGCTTACGGAGTTTGCAGATCAACTCGCCATGGGAGAGACCTTACGGTTCTCGATTACCCCGACCGCACGCGATGGCATGGCAGAGGTGTTCTACAGCCTTGGTCAGGCGCTTTCGGGCGAGGCAGCGAGTGACTATGTGCTGATGTATGCACGCATGGCCGCAAAACTCAGCCCCGGCCATGTGGATGCCGTGCTTCTGAGCGCGGGGCTTCTGGATCAAATGGGTCGTTACGAACTGTCGATCGCCACCTACAAGCAGGTGCCGCGTGATCACCCTGATTTCCATGCTGCCGAGCTTGGTCGTGCCGAGGCGCTGCGGCGATCGGCCAATCCGCAGGCCGCCGCCGAAGTGCTGGAACAACTGGCGCGCGATTTCCCGCAGCATGTCGCGGTCTATATCGATCTGGGCGACCTTATGCGGCAGCAGGAAAACTATGCCGAAGCCGCAAAGGCCTATACCCGCGCGCTCGAACTGAGCCCCGATGAGACAACGAACCGCTGGTTCCTTTATTATGCGCGCGGCATCTGTAACGAACGTCTGAAGAACTGGGAGGCGGCCGAGGCGGATTTTCGCGCCGCGCTTGAGATCGACCCGGACCAGCCCCAGGTTCTGAACTACCTAGGCTACTCCCTTGTGGAGCGGCAGGAAAAACTGGACGAGGCACTTTCCATGATCGAGCGTGCCGTCGCTGCGCGCCCCGAGAGTGGCTATATCATCGACAGCCTTGGATGGGTTCTTTACCGGATGGGCCGCTATGACGAAGCCGTCGGTCACATGGAACGCGCAGTCGAGTTGATGCCCGTGGATCCGGTGGTGAACGATCACCTCGGAGATGTCTATTGGGCGGTTGGGCGCAAGCTGGAGGCCGAGTTCCAGTGGCGGCGCGCGCTTTCCTTTGTGGAGCCCGAGGATAAGGACGCCGAGGCCAACCCGGATCGCATTCGCCGCAAGCTCGACGTTGGGCTTGATGTGGTCCTGGCCGAAGAAGGGGCAGAACCGCTTCAGGTTGCGAATGACGATCACTGA